The Flammeovirga pectinis genomic interval GAGGTAAAACTAAAACAGAATAGAAAATGAAGCCAAAATTTGGACTCTGTATATATAGCACTTTAGCAGTAAGAGGAAAAGCTGCACACTCATCAGAAATGATATCACAATTACTCTATGGTGAATTGTATCAAATCTTATCATTTAATAGAGCAAAAGAGTGGATAAAAATTAAAATGATTAAAGATAATTATGAAGGTTGGATTACGTACGGACAGCATTCTGATGTCTCTAATGAATATGCCCAAAGGTATTTAGCAGAAGAACATCCTATAGTTACACGCCTTATTTATCCAATTTTTGATAATCAAAAAACAATACATCTTTCTGTTGGTTCTACTCTCCCATTTCACTACGATAAATGTGACGAGATGCAACTAAAATATGCCAAATTACATAGTGTCTCACCTTCTAAAAATACAGAAAATCCTGTAGATACAGCAAGTAAATACTTAGGTGTACCTTATTTATGGGGTGGAAGATCAATTTTCGGAATTGATTGCTCTGGGCTATCTCAAGCAGTTATGGGAGCACATGGTATACAATTACCGAGAGATGCTTATCAACAAGCTGAAATTGGCAAAAAAGTTACTTTAGCAAAATCTAAAGCTGGTGACCTAGCCTTTTTTAATAATGATAAGGGTAAAATAACTCATGTGGGAATCCTATCTGGCAAAGGAAAAATTATTCATGCTTCTCATTTTGTGA includes:
- a CDS encoding C40 family peptidase, whose amino-acid sequence is MKPKFGLCIYSTLAVRGKAAHSSEMISQLLYGELYQILSFNRAKEWIKIKMIKDNYEGWITYGQHSDVSNEYAQRYLAEEHPIVTRLIYPIFDNQKTIHLSVGSTLPFHYDKCDEMQLKYAKLHSVSPSKNTENPVDTASKYLGVPYLWGGRSIFGIDCSGLSQAVMGAHGIQLPRDAYQQAEIGKKVTLAKSKAGDLAFFNNDKGKITHVGILSGKGKIIHASHFVREDSLTKEGVFSNREGKLTHTLSHIQRISSKFE